The following proteins come from a genomic window of Phaeodactylum tricornutum CCAP 1055/1 chromosome 19, whole genome shotgun sequence:
- a CDS encoding predicted protein encodes TDDELVTCGSVIKISHVDTGYYLNSEPKNLNSGSGQQLVTFVADPGTQNTLWWLRPAHHGGPSEYTDKGDAASCQLAQPVPCGSMFRLTHTDTLKNLHSHGVKSVLSQQQEVSAYGKGDGNGDGGDNWMVECAGHYWKRDEAVRFFHIDTQKYLGTASNVEFNESTCGRQCPIMGHLEAFGRASTDKYTTLKVEQGIHLSM; translated from the coding sequence ACAGATGACGAGTTGGTCACGTGTGGTTCAGTCATCAAAATATCCCACGTCGACACCGGTTACTATTTGAATTCGGAGCCCAAGAATCTCAATTCCGGAAGCGGCCAGCAGCTCGTCACCTTTGTCGCGGATCCGGGGACACAGAATACGCTCTGGTGGCTCCGACCCGCCCATCACGGAGGACCGTCCGAGTACACCGATAAGGGCGACGCTGCCTCGTGCCAATTGGCCCAACCCGTACCGTGCGGCTCCATGTTCCGCCTCACGCACACGGACACGCTCAAGAACCTGCACTCGCACGGCGTCAAATCCGTCCTTTCACAACAACAGGAAGTATCCGCCTACGGAAAAGGCGACGGGAATGGAGATGGGGGCGATAACTGGATGGTCGAGTGTGCAGGGCACTACTGGAAAAGGGACGAAGCCGTACGCTTTTTTCACATTGATACCCAGAAGTATCTGGGGACCGCCTCCAACGTGGAATTCAACGAGAGTACCTGCGGAAGACAATGCCCGATTATGGGACACCTGGAAGCCTTTGGACGAGCCAGTACGGATAAGTATACCACACTCAAGGTAGAGCAAGGCATTCATCTATCTATGTAG
- a CDS encoding predicted protein: MTVSSLGGTLEFDLLLGVFWKRHSRCRTMVLPERRQHPIRRRSLLRATHFLCHPFRIIFTALWCFYVFYCFRYGDVSNGNGAYAPPIHENQGGNHTGASNPHYSSTVIDGKRNDFVSPQYDRSVETVAFNTTQQYIKYNKRGRAVVKAITRVRLEDLTDLPESLLAKANATSPALPDPNRADKEPILRMLRQAGITDVDPRVITLLPSWRDVTDLYGDDVPIVGLDEASCRWFRDTVPLRDAYLGAAGLFNTGTNALTYYLRANLLLPFRGEAPIHRDGKDSNRQGILTQVPWDKHWFARLRNHHTVDLYANVTKAHVLPIVMIRDPLSWSQSMCQQPYLVRWRGRTVHCPDWREPVLIPHMTGGHHWDSLWHLWNDWYRDYWQHENPRLIVRFEDLLWRPQQVLRAIQSCVGATWTTPGTFYYVVDRSKWEHVKTFRAQSNMVSAMIKHGTPSQRVRNLSLEELEQARQILDPQIMELFGYSVPKPS, encoded by the coding sequence ATGACTGTATCGTCTTTGGGGGGAACGTTGGAAtttgacttactgttaggagTATTCTGGAAGCGACATAGTCGTTGTCGGACCATGGTATTGCCGGAACGGCGTCAGCATCCAATACGGCGACGAAGTCTCCTTCGAGCAACGCATTTCCTGTGTCATCCCTTCCGGATTATATTCACTGCTCTCTGGTGTTTTTACGTCTTTTACTGCTTCCGTTATGGCGATGTCAGCAACGGTAACGGCGCCTACGCCCCTCCAATTCACGAGAATCAAGGCGGGAACCATACCGGAGCAAGCAATCCACACTATTCCAGTACTGTCATCGACGGTAAACGGAATGATTTCGTCTCACCGCAGTATGATAGATCCGTCGAGACGGTGGCCTTCAACACCACACAACAGTACATTAAGTACAACAAACGTGGTCGAGCCGTGGTCAAGGCCATTACGCGGGTGCGCCTGGAAGATCTTACCGATTTGCCGGAATCGCTCTTGGCGAAAGCGAATGCGACCAGTCCCGCTCTCCCAGATCCCAATCGCGCGGACAAGGAACCGATTCTGCGCATGCTCCGCCAAGCCGGAATCACCGACGTGGATCCCCGCGTGATAACGCTCTTGCCCTCGTGGCGGGACGTGACGGACTTGTACGGCGATGACGTCCCCATTGTTGGTCTGGATGAGGCGTCTTGTCGGTGGTTCCGTGACACTGTCCCCCTCCGTGACGCATACCTCGGCGCCGCCGGACTCTTCAACACGGGAACCAACGCGTTGACGTACTACCTCCGCGCGAACCTTCTCCTACCCTTCCGGGGCGAGGCACCGATTCATCGGGACGGGAAGGATTCCAATCGACAAGGAATTCTGACGCAAGTGCCCTGGGACAAACACTGGTTTGCTCGACTGCGGAATCATCATACGGTGGATCTGTACGCCAATGTGACGAAAGCACACGTTTTGCCGATTGTCATGATTCGGGACCCGCTCTCCTGGAGTCAGTCCATGTGTCAGCAACCGTATCTGGTCCGCTGGCGAGGTCGGACGGTACACTGTCCCGATTGGCGAGAACCCGTGCTCATTCCACACATGACTGGTGGACACCATTGGGACAGTCTCTGGCATCTCTGGAACGACTGGTACCGGGATTATTGGCAACACGAAAATCCCCGACTCATCGTTCGGTTCGAAGACTTGTTGTGGCGACCACAGCAAGTCCTACGGGCAATTCAATCTTGTGTGGGGGCGACGTGGACTACTCCCGGTACTTTTTACTACGTCGTCGACCGGAGCAAATGGGAACACGTCAAAACATTCCGGGCTCAGTCCAATATGGTGTCAGCCATGATCAAGCACGGCACGCCATCGCAGCGCGTCCGGAATCTGTCTTTGGAGgaattggaacaagccaGGCAGATTCTGGATCCACAGATCATGGAATTGTTTGGCTATTCGGTGCCAAAACCAAGTTGA